The Buchnera aphidicola (Rhopalosiphum padi) genome segment AAATTTATAATATTGCAAATCAAAATGGAATTTTTTTGAATAAAAACATTGAAATAATAAATCCTTTTTTAATAAGAGATAAATATATTTCACGTTTATTAGAAATTCGTAAAAATAAAAACATAGATGAAGTTTTTGCAAAAAAACAATTAAAAGATAACGTTGTTTTAGCAACGTTGATATTAGAATCTGGTGAAGTTGACGGATTAGTTTCTGGAACAGTTCATACAACTGCTAATACTATACGTCCAGCATTGCAAATTATCAAAACTAATTCTATTTATTCTTTAGTTTCATCTATATTTTTTATGTTGTTACCAAATGAAGTTTTGATTTATGGCGATTGTGCGATTAATATAGAACCAAATGCAGAAGAATTAGCTGAAATTGCAATTCAATCTGCCGATTCAGCAAAAATATTTGGTATAGAACCACGTATAGCAATGTTATCTTATTCTACTGGTTTTTCTGGATCTGGATGGCAAGTAGAAAAAGTTAGGGATGCAACTTCTATCGTAAAAAGAAAAAGACCTGATTTAATTATTGATGGTCCAATTCAGTATGATGCAGCGATTTCAAAGGAAGTTGCTAAGTTAAAAACTCCTTATTCATCTATTTTAGGATCAGCTAATGTTTTTATTTTTCCGGATTTAAATTCTGGTAATATAACTTATAAGGCAGTTCAACGTTCAACAGATCTTATTTGCATTGGACCAATGCTACAAGGATTAAAAAAACCAGTAAATGACTTATCAAGAGGTGCATCAGTTGAAGACATTGTTTATACAATTGCATTGACATCAATTCAATCTTTATAAACTTTATTTTTATATTTTTATTATAATATTTCCGTTGGGTTCGCAACAGCATGGAAAAATCTCTCTTTTTTTAAATAGAGCGGCCATGGGCTGTTTTATTGAATAAGATACACTACCTTTTAATATCTGAATACGACATGATCCACAATAACCAGATTTGCATTGATATTCAATATTTACATTATTTTTTTCTAAAATTGATAATAAAGAAGTTTTTTTTTATAAATTATTGTTTTTTTATTTAGTATTTTAATAGTAAAATTATTCATTTTATAGTTTAAATTTTTTGAATTCTTGATTAGATACTTCTGATTCAATTTGGCCCACTAAATATGAACTGATTTCTGTTTCTTGAGGGGCCGTTTGTATATAATCAGAATTTAACCAAGAATTGATCCAAGGAATTGGGTTTGATTTTTTTTCAAAAGGCATTTTAAAACCTATTGCATGCATACGAACATTAGTAATATATTCTATATATTGACATAATATATCTTGATTTAATCCCAACATCGAACCATCTTGAAACAAATATTTAGCCCATTTTTTTTCTTGTTCTGAAGCAGATATAAATATTTTAATTGCCTCTTCTCTGCATTCTAAAATAGTATTTTTCATATTTTCGTTATTTTTTTCGTTATTTAAAATATTTAAAATATGTTGAGTTCCAGTCAAGTGTAATGCTTCATCTCGTGCTATTAATCGGATAATTTTAGCATTTCCTTCCATTATTTCTCTTTCAGCAAATGCGAATGAACAAGCAAAACTAACGTAAAATCTAATGGCTTCTAGTACGTTTACACTAATTAAACAAAGATATAGTCTTTTTTTTAATAAGTTTAAATTGATTTCAATTTTTTTCCCATTAATTTTATGATGTCCTTCTCCAAGTAAATGCCAATAAGCTGTTATTTTAATTAATTTATCATAATAAATAGAAATATCTTCTGCACGATCATTAATGTTTTTATTAGAAATAATATCATCAAATACGACAGATGGATGATTAATAATATTTCTAATTATATGTGTATATGAACGTGAATGAATTGTCTCTGAAAAAGACCATGTTTCAATCCATGTTTCTAATTCGGGAATAGAAACTATAGGTAAAAAAGCGATGTTAGGACTTCTTCCTTGAATAGAATCAAGTAAAGTTTGATATTTTAAATTACTTATAAAAATATGTTTTTCGTTAGAAGGTAAATTTTGAAAATCTATTCTATCTTTAGATAAATCTATTTCTTCTGGTCTCCAAAAAAATGAAAGTTGTTTTTCAATTAGTTTTTCAAAAATATTATATTTTTGTTGATCATATCGAGCTATATTTACAGATTGTCCAAAAAACATAGGTTCTTTAAGTTGATTATTTTTCTTTTTTGAAAAAGTTGTATAAGACACTTATATTACACCTGAAAATTTTTTATTTTTTAATTAAATTTATTCAATTATTATATCGTACAAGCACCACTTGTACAATTATCTTCTCTTATGTTTTCAGTAGATTTGTTAACATTTTGATTATCTTCAGCACCATCACGAGTATTTTGATAATAAAGAGTTTTTATTCCAAGTTTATATGCTGTAAGTAAATCATATATAAGTTGTTTTATAGGTATTTTTTCATTTAAAAATCGTTTTGGATCATAATTAGTGTTAACTGAAATAGATTGATCAATAAACTTCTGCATAATTGCCACAAGTTCTAAGTATCCTGTATTATTTGGTATATCCCAAAGTAATTCATATTCATATTTCAATTTTTTATATTCTGGAACCACTTGTCGCAGCATTCCATCTTTAGAAGCTTTTATACTGACAAAACCTCTTGGAGGTTCAATACCATTAGTAGCATTAGATATTTGAGAAGAAGTTTCTGAAGGCATTAAAGCAGATAAAGTGGAATTTCTTAATCCATATTTTTTAATTTTTTTTCGTAATGAATTCCAATTTAAATGTAATGGTTCATTACATATCGAATCTACATCTTTTTTATATGTATCAATTGGAAGCTTACCTAAATAATAATTAGTTTGATTAAATAATAAACAAGATCCTTTTTCTTTGGCTAATTCACAGGAAGCTTTTAGTAAATAATACTGTATTGCTTCAAAAGTTTTATGCGTTAAATTTTTTGCACTGCCATCTGAATAGCGTACTTTGTTTTTAGCTAAATAATATGCAAAATTAATTACACCAATTCCTAAAGAACGTCTTGAAACAGCAGATTTTTTTGCACATAATACTGGATAGTTTTGATATTCTAATATTTCATCTAAAGCGCGTACAGATAGTATAGATAATTCCTTGAGATCATTTAAATTATTAATTAAACCTAGATTGAGAGCTGATAGAGTACAAAGTGCAATTTCTCCATTTTTATCATCAATATTATTTAGTGGTTTTGTAGGCAATGTAATTTCTAAACACAAGTTAGATTGTCTTATTGTTGCCAATTTAGAATTAAATGGACTATGTGAATTACAATGATCTACATTTTGTATATAGATACGTCCAGTTGATGCTCTTTCTCGCATAATTAAACAGAACAAATCAATTGCATTAATACTTTTTTTTCTTATATTGCTATTTTTTTCATATTTAATATAAATTTCCTTAAATTTTTTTTGATCGGAGAAAAAAAATTTATATAAGTTAGGAACGTCAGAAGGACTAAATAATGTAATTTTTTTTCCTAGTAGCATTCTTTGATACATTAATTTATTAATTTGTACAGCATAATCAAGATGACGTACTCTATTTTCTTCAATTCCTCTATTATTTTTTAAAACTAATAAATTTTCAATTTCTAGATGCCATATTGGGTAAAAAACAGTTGCGGCCCCTCCTCTAACTCCACCTTGAGAACAAGATTTTACTGCGCTTTGGAAGTGTTTATAAAAAGGAATACATCCGGTATGAAATGCTTCTCCATTTCTGATAGGACTTCCTAAAGCTCGAATTTGACCAGCGTTAATGCCTATTCCTGCTCGTTGAGAAACATATTTTACAATTGCACTAGTTGTAGCATTAATAGAGTTTAAATTATCTGCACATTCAATTAACACACAAGAACTAAATTGACGAGTTGGTGTTCTTACTCCTGACATAATCGGTGTGGGTAGAGATATTTTAAAAGTGGAAATTGCATTATAAAAGCGCTGAATATAATTCATACGAATATTTTTTTCGTATTTAGAAAATAAGCATGCAGATATTAAAATATATAAAAATTGTGCACTTTCATATATTTCTCCAGTAACACGATTTTGTAATAAATACTTT includes the following:
- the nrdB gene encoding class Ia ribonucleoside-diphosphate reductase subunit beta produces the protein MSYTTFSKKKNNQLKEPMFFGQSVNIARYDQQKYNIFEKLIEKQLSFFWRPEEIDLSKDRIDFQNLPSNEKHIFISNLKYQTLLDSIQGRSPNIAFLPIVSIPELETWIETWSFSETIHSRSYTHIIRNIINHPSVVFDDIISNKNINDRAEDISIYYDKLIKITAYWHLLGEGHHKINGKKIEINLNLLKKRLYLCLISVNVLEAIRFYVSFACSFAFAEREIMEGNAKIIRLIARDEALHLTGTQHILNILNNEKNNENMKNTILECREEAIKIFISASEQEKKWAKYLFQDGSMLGLNQDILCQYIEYITNVRMHAIGFKMPFEKKSNPIPWINSWLNSDYIQTAPQETEISSYLVGQIESEVSNQEFKKFKL
- the nrdA gene encoding class 1a ribonucleoside-diphosphate reductase subunit alpha, which produces MENSLFVTKRNGKREKINLDKIHKVLNWAAKGLENISVSQVELRSRIQFYNNIKTVNIHETIIKAAADLISEDTPDYQYMAARLAIFHLRKKAYGQFEPPILYHHVKKMVNLGKYDEKLLQNYSFKEYVEMNSFIDHWRDMNFSYAAVKQLEGKYLLQNRVTGEIYESAQFLYILISACLFSKYEKNIRMNYIQRFYNAISTFKISLPTPIMSGVRTPTRQFSSCVLIECADNLNSINATTSAIVKYVSQRAGIGINAGQIRALGSPIRNGEAFHTGCIPFYKHFQSAVKSCSQGGVRGGAATVFYPIWHLEIENLLVLKNNRGIEENRVRHLDYAVQINKLMYQRMLLGKKITLFSPSDVPNLYKFFFSDQKKFKEIYIKYEKNSNIRKKSINAIDLFCLIMRERASTGRIYIQNVDHCNSHSPFNSKLATIRQSNLCLEITLPTKPLNNIDDKNGEIALCTLSALNLGLINNLNDLKELSILSVRALDEILEYQNYPVLCAKKSAVSRRSLGIGVINFAYYLAKNKVRYSDGSAKNLTHKTFEAIQYYLLKASCELAKEKGSCLLFNQTNYYLGKLPIDTYKKDVDSICNEPLHLNWNSLRKKIKKYGLRNSTLSALMPSETSSQISNATNGIEPPRGFVSIKASKDGMLRQVVPEYKKLKYEYELLWDIPNNTGYLELVAIMQKFIDQSISVNTNYDPKRFLNEKIPIKQLIYDLLTAYKLGIKTLYYQNTRDGAEDNQNVNKSTENIREDNCTSGACTI